CACGAGGAGGCTGTGGGGTAGGTTGTAGAAGCGGGCGTGGACCTTGAACTCCTCCCCCTTGAGCAACGGCGGCTCACGGAGAACTATCTGTACTGCATCCTCCGCTGCCAGTATGGCCTCTTCTGGATTGACAAGGAGCTCATCCGCCAGCTCTGGGTCGTAGGAGTTCAAATGGGACCAGTCTATGGGGAGGGAGCGCCTGGGGATTACTGTTAGGAGGTCTTTGAGTTTGTTGAGATAAACGGGGCTACCCTCATCATCGACGTACTCGCGAAGGAACCTCGCAAAACGTTCGATCATCTCTTCCCTATCCATCATCCATCACCAAGCCACTCGTCTCTTACCTTTGACAGCTGAAGGTACACACGTCTTTCCTCCGGGGAAAGGCGGGACAGTATTTCCAGGCTGTTTGGCCGGAGCATAACCGAGTTCAGAATCTTCTTAAAACGGATCACCTTGAGATACTCCATCTTTTTCTTGAGGTTGGCCAGCTTTGTGAGCTTGACGTTGATGGTCTCTATGCCATCCCCTGCGTTCAGACGGACGTAGTTCTCGAGGTAGTATATGTAAAACGCGGCTCTCTCATACAGTCCTGAGGGGAGGGGGGTAAGGGGCTCGCTGTTTCTCTCCTCGGCTATCATCCTGTCTATCTCCCCTATCACCTTGTCCGCCTCGTCAACGACTTCAACCACTCCGTTCTCCCACAGCTCCTTCGCCTTCCAGTCCTCGATAAGCACGATGTCTCCGACGCTCCAATCGCCGAAGGGCCTCAGTATCTTCACGGCTATGAGTGCTCTCCCTGTGAACATGCCACCACCCTCTCGAATAACTCACTCGGCTTATGGACTTAAAGACCTTTGGGCACCCGGATGCTGGATGGGTTAAGCCTATAAGCCCTTGCGCCCCATCCAGTGTGGTGGGAACATGAGGATAGGGATAATGAGCGATACCCATGATAACCTCCCCGCGATAAGGAAAGCGGTTGAGTTCCTGAACTCAAGGAACGTGGATCTGGTCATCCATGCGGGGGATTACGTCGCCCCCTTCGTTGCAAACGAACTCAGGAACCTAAACGCCCCGCTCAAAGGGGTGTTCGGCAACAACGACGGCGAGAGAAAGGGACTTTACGAGGCCCTCGGTATCTACGATGAGATCCTTGAGGTGGAGGCCGATGGGATGAGGATAGCCGTAACGCACGGAACTGACGAGCGTATAGTTAGGGCCCTCGCACGGAGTAGGCTCTACGATGTGGTGG
The genomic region above belongs to Thermococcus sp. and contains:
- a CDS encoding metallophosphoesterase — translated: MRIGIMSDTHDNLPAIRKAVEFLNSRNVDLVIHAGDYVAPFVANELRNLNAPLKGVFGNNDGERKGLYEALGIYDEILEVEADGMRIAVTHGTDERIVRALARSRLYDVVVVGHTHRYEIREEGRTILINPGEVCGYVTGVKSVALLDSRRREVQIFNIDTGELLGAMSL